TATTCTAGACAAATGAATGAACCAAAACAAAATAATTTATGTTACACAGCTAGAGCTACAAAGAATAACTCACAGTGCTAAACCACTAGAAATTAAACAAGCAAGACATTTAGTATGAACTTTTTGTAGcaatgtgtgattttttttgggGAAATGATTGACCTGGAAAGACACATACATAACCATGGTGAGATTTTTGAAAGGAACTTTCTTGCAAGGAAGAATCCAGATGGTGTAATTTAGCAGGCATTAGATTATCACATTTACATGGAAGATATTCCACAAAGCTGTTCACTTAATCAAGCAGTTGCTGGTCCGTCCATCAGTATAAACTAGCACGACTTGTGCAAGAGATTCTACAAATTGTGATGATGCAACAACATCTACTTTAACACTAGTTGACACTTGAGATTGCTTGAAGAACCACCATTTCGCTCAATTAGAGTATACGTTTTGACCGGCTAGAGAGCGTGCTAGAGAATTCATGCACTGCTAACTTAATTCTTAACTGACCATGGCACATAATACGTGGTGAACAACTGGAATGGCATGCATAATGCGCTGACAATCCAAGACAACTGAGCAGAGAGAGGAAAGTAAATCATAAGATATCATGGAAGCAACAGCTCAGCCGAATTCAATTCTTAACGTTCAAGGGATGATGTCGAGGGATGATGTCGCCTAACGCAGCCCATACTCGTCGTCACCGTTGCTCCAAGCTCCATAGCATTTCTGCTGCATCCTAATATCAAAAAAGAGAGAACAGGTGTAAACGAAGTGACAAGCTTATGAGAAACAAAAGAACAGATCAAACCAATATAACCAATGTCTCATAACAGATGCCATACTCCATCAGAGTAATGTTGCTTGATAATCAATCACAGTACAGACCTACACTATACATGTGTGAAAGTTTGTAGCATGTTCCAGCACAATATGTATGAAAGTAAAACAAAGACTCGATATGCATGCATGACATGAATGACAAATGCTAGCTATAATACTTACACATGAGTCACTTCACTTCACTGATCCTCGTCCGCTCTCACTGGAGAACATCCCAATTCGTGGTATTCAGGCTCCAGTAGCAGCTCCGCCCTCAGCACCGATGGATCGATGGAAGTCGGGTACATTTCTAACGCGAGCTGCCTCATGTCCCTCACACCCTTGGCGTAGTACTCCTTGAGCTGCAATCTGACATGCTGCTGCTTGCTATCCCTCTCAACGTGCGCCACATTGTTTGGCTTCAGAAAACTCTGACATAAACAAATCATATGACCATATGAAATATTCAGTTGCTGACTAAGTGACTAGCTATTCCCCAGCAAACTCCCGCATAAATCCCCTAGCAACCAATTGGAAACCGTACAACGCAAAATACCTATTGAAATTTCAGAAACCTTGCAAATGATATCAGATTGGGCAAACGAAGGCAGAAGGCTGACATATACACAAGAATCCCCTGAAATCGACTGGCAGGTACATCGCTCCCCCCAAAAAAGTCAAGCAAAAATCTACATCTAATAAGGGCGCGCTTGAGCAGAAGGAAGCCCCAGGGAGTTGGAGTTGGATGGCACCTCATTGGTTGTCAGCTCCGAGAGGTCGATGACGCCCCCGTACAAGGTGACCGCGAGCTCTTTCATGTCTCTACAGCCCCTGGCGTAGAACTCCGCAATCATGCTGCAGCTCTCCTCCTGCGACCTCATCAACTCGCGCTGGCCCTTGGCCTTGACGTCCCGCACCTCGGCCGCGTGCTCGGTTCTCTCATTCAGAAGCTCGTCACTGAGTCGGGCGATGTCGGCGGCGTGTGCGGTGGTTGCCTTCTGGTGTTCCTCCACGAGTCGGCGTACCTCGGATGCGTGCTGATCATTGGCTTTCTGCAGTGCCTCCTTGAGCTGGGCAATGTCGGCCGCGTGTTGGGTTCTCGCAACGTGCAGCTCCTGCTTGAGCTTGGCGAGCTCTCCTTTGCTCGCCTGGAGCTCCTGCTCCTTTTCTTGAAGCTCTTCCATGGACTTGTGCGCCAACTGGAACATCCCCGCCACGCCATCGACCAATCCCCGCGTGGCGGAGTGCTCGCCGCCGGAGACTCTCACAGGAGAGAAACCCGGCAGCGTGGACGTCCCGGCGTAGCTCTGCTGCGAGCTGCGCACGGCGAGGGCGAAATCTGGGCCCACGATCTCGGGCGACTTGCGCTTGCTCCCTGCTGCTGCGGTAGCTTCCACTTTCACCACCACGTGCCGCGGGATGAGGGTGGTTTCTTGCTGGCCGATTGGCAGACTGCGCCTCGAGAGAAACTGCAGGATATCGATACCGGAACTCCCGGCTCTTTCCAGCAGCGTTGATATGGCCATCTTCGTGGTACTGGTTACCACGGGCTTGCGGACAGCCTCCCTACTCGGCTTTCCCCACTGCACAGGGCATGGCCATATCGTGGTCGACGGTgcctggaggaagaagaacctgGACTTCCAATCGTGGGACCTCGGCATCCTGCCGgtgaagaggcggcggcggtcgccggGCTTAGCGTGCGGCGTCTTGAAGTGGTGACACCCCAGGGAGTCACCCTTGTGGGCGCAAATGGAGAAGAAGTAGTGAAACGCCGATAGCAGCGGCTGGACGCCGGCGTCGTGGCAGAGCAGCACGAAGCCGGCCATGTAGCGCCAGGCGTTGGGCGCGAGCTGGCTCGGCGCGAGGCCGTAGTGCAGCAGAACCGCCACGTAGAACTCGTGGAGCGGAAGCCTCATGCCGGCTTCGAGCGCCTCAGCGTAGACGCAGATGGCGTTGGAGCCCTCCGGCGGCGTCCGGCAGGCTGCCCAGCCGTCGGCTCTGCAAGTGGTGTAGCTGGCGGGGATCTTGTACTTGTCGCAGAATGCCCGGAGCGTTACCGGGCGTGTGATCTTCGACATCGTCTTCTCCACCGCCTCAGGCCAAGAGAAGCTGCCGCCTCCGGCTTCGCTGTCGTCGTGGAAGAACATGGCCGAGGTGGCGGTGTCGAGTTCCGCCGCCGTGCAGAGCTCCAcgacggaggaggaggcagcggacGAGAAGGCTGCCATCGCCGCGACGCAACCGGCTCTGCGGCGTGGGTGCACTGAGCGGAATGCGGAGGAGCGGCGTGCGGTGGGTGCACTGAGCGGACTGCGGTGCGGAGGAGTAGAGAAGGTCTGCGGCGTGGGTGCACTGAGCGGACTGCGGAGGAGCGGCGTGCGGTGGGTGCACTGAGCGGACTGCGGAGGACTAGAGGAGGCCGCGCTGGGACGTCGTGGGAGACTGCGAGGCCGAGATAACGTTGACAGCGGCGACTAGGCACCCTAGCCGCGCAGCTATCAGATTCAGACCTACCCCTAGCCCTCCCTACTGCTGTGCCGTCCAGTAGGAGAGACAGAGAGACgcgagagagagatagagaggcaAACAGGTAGGAGTAGAGTAGGCCGCAGGAGTTACATTACCGGCAGAGTTAAAAGCTGCTGATATCTTCTTGCTGCATGTCGGAGAGATTTGTGCCATGTTTGGTTTAGGCGTGAAAATGTTTTCATGGGAGAGAAATGATGCTATGACCACTAATtaagggtattaaataaagtctaattacaaaattacctccacaactatggtactgtagtaGTTACTCTAAttaatgaggcttttgaccgtacgattagtGAATAATTGAGCACGGtcattgtagcatcactgtagacaatcatgatgaaacttgagtcattagattcgtctcgaaaagttacactcatccctaaaaaggttttgctaatagacttcatttagtactc
This sequence is a window from Panicum virgatum strain AP13 chromosome 7K, P.virgatum_v5, whole genome shotgun sequence. Protein-coding genes within it:
- the LOC120639837 gene encoding uncharacterized protein LOC120639837 — its product is MAAFSSAASSSVVELCTAAELDTATSAMFFHDDSEAGGGSFSWPEAVEKTMSKITRPVTLRAFCDKYKIPASYTTCRADGWAACRTPPEGSNAICVYAEALEAGMRLPLHEFYVAVLLHYGLAPSQLAPNAWRYMAGFVLLCHDAGVQPLLSAFHYFFSICAHKGDSLGCHHFKTPHAKPGDRRRLFTGRMPRSHDWKSRFFFLQAPSTTIWPCPVQWGKPSREAVRKPVVTSTTKMAISTLLERAGSSGIDILQFLSRRSLPIGQQETTLIPRHVVVKVEATAAAGSKRKSPEIVGPDFALAVRSSQQSYAGTSTLPGFSPVRVSGGEHSATRGLVDGVAGMFQLAHKSMEELQEKEQELQASKGELAKLKQELHVARTQHAADIAQLKEALQKANDQHASEVRRLVEEHQKATTAHAADIARLSDELLNERTEHAAEVRDVKAKGQRELMRSQEESCSMIAEFYARGCRDMKELAVTLYGGVIDLSELTTNESFLKPNNVAHVERDSKQQHVRLQLKEYYAKGVRDMRQLALEMYPTSIDPSVLRAELLLEPEYHELGCSPVRADEDQ